The Verrucomicrobiota bacterium nucleotide sequence CGAGGTTCCATTGGCACTTGGTGCGGTTGCATCGTCGAACGCGGTGGTGGAGAATGTTCGCTGGGGGAATCACGAGATCGAGTTCACGGTGCGGACCTCCGAGCCGACCTTGGCCGTGGTGGCTCAAGCATGGTATCCTCCTTGGCGAGCGACCGTGGATGAAAAGCCCGTTCGATTGCTGAAGGGAAATGCGGCGTTTCAAGCGCTGGAAGTTCCGGCCGGAACACACCGCGTGCGGCTTCGTTATGAGGACAGGAGCTTCGTCCGGGGCTGCGCAATCAGCGCGTCGAGCGTGGTGGCTCTGGTTTTGCTGGCGCCATTCGCCTCGCGCCGGAGGCGGGACGGCGGGTGATCGAAACGGAATCGGGCAGATTACTTCAACGTCGTCGTCCGTTCCTGGATCCATTGCAGATCTTTGCTGGCGCGGGCGACGATATTGTGGGCGATGCGCTGGCCGGGTGTGGTGGAACGAATGGTGCGATAATCGAGCCAGCGATGCAGTTCGACATGGCCATCGGCGAAACTGACCACGCCTCCGTTGTTGTGGTGAGTGGCCGGGAGATGGAAATAGGTGTCACCCCCTCCATTGGCACCCGGCATCAGCACGATAAACGCGGGGGTGCAGAGGCTTTGAGGGGTCAGATCCTGAGTTAGAAAAATCCCGGACGGTTGGGAGAGCTGGGAAGTCTTCTTGAACACTTGATATCGGCTCGAATGGTGCCGGTTCATGGAAGCGGTGGGCCCGAGATACAAGTTCATGGCAAAGCTCCGAACTTGGGGAACCGGGCGTCCACGTAAAGCCACGAAACTCGTGCGGTCGCTGGGACACTTATAAACATGTTTCGTGGTTAAATAACGGCTGAACGAGGCATAGCGCGGATCGATCAGATAAATCTCGTTCGTGAACGGTTGATTGAAATTGTGATAACCACCCCCCACCCAAAGGGTGTCCCGGCCGGCGCCCTCTTCCGCGCCATTGGCCACCATGGCGTCATTGAAATCCGCCGAGTAAAGCGTCCAGGTGGTCGCAATCTGCCGTTGATTGTTCAGACATTGAATGCGTTTGGCGCTCTGTTTGGCTTTGGAAATCGCGGGCAAAAGCATTCCTGCCAGGACGGCAATGATGGCGATGACCACCAGCAGTTCGATCAACGTGAATCCGTGGTGAAAGTGTCTTCTGCGGGAGGTGTTGCAGGTCGAGGGCATAAGGAGGCCAGATGGTTGACCAAGCTCTTAACCTATTTCAAAGCACAGCGGCAACGTTGATTCGGAGGAAGCTGGCTGGTTGTTCGCGGGCACAGGGATGAGGGACTCCTGCCGCTTCGGCTAGATCATCATACCACCGCAACTTTCACACAATGAATCGGCGGCAGGTTCGAGAAGAGGCATTCCCATTCCTCACCCCCTTCCCGGCCGATCCAGAGCTGGCCGGTCGTGGTTCCGAAATAAAGCGCTGGCGCGCCAAGTTCGTCGATGTCCATCGCATCCCTCAACACCGTGAAATAGCCGTGTTTCTTGGGCAGTCCCTTCGCCAACCGGGTCCAGCCGTCGCCGCCCGACTCGCTTCTCCAGACCGCCGGGGCGCCCCCGGGGCTGGTCCGCGTCATTGGTTCTAACGGCATCACGTAAACGACGTCGGGATGGTGCGGATGGACGGCGATGGGGAATCCGAAGGCAAACCTTGGGCGATGCTGCGCCAGGTATGGCCATGGTCGTCACTGCGCAACACGCCGATGTTCGGACGCCTTCCGCCGGGTCCATCCCACTCGGCCCATCCGCCGTGATTTTGCATGTAGAGCCGGCCTGGCGCGGCCTTGTGCCCGGCGATTTTATGCACGCATTGGCCGAATTCCGGATAGGGATCGGGCATGAATCCCGCGCCCACGCCTTTGTTCGCGGCCGTGAAAGTTTCGCCTCCATCCTCGCTGAGGTAGTGTCCACCGGTCGAGATGCCGAGATGGACGCGTTGTCCGTCGCGAAGGATGGTATGCATGCAGAGCCCGCCGGTGCCCGGTTGCCATTGGGAAGCGTGCTGGTGATTGCTGATGCCGGGAACGATTTCCCAGGTGTCGCCCTGGTCGCGGCTGCGGAACAGCGAGGCGGGCTCGACGCCGCAGAGGAGTTCCTTTTTGTCGCGCCCCGCTTCGAGGGCCCAAATATTCGCGAGGGCGCGTCCGTCTCCTTTGGGGAACGCAGGGGCAGACTTCGTTTCGCGGAAATCTTTTCCGAGATTGGTCGAGACCAGGACCTTCATTCCGAAGAAGGGGTTGCAGCTCGACGCATAGATGCGCGGCGTGCCACGCGTGTCGATGAGTGAGGAATAGACGGAGACTCCCGCGCCGAAGGGGCCACGCAAGGCAAACTTGTTCCGCGTTCTGGCGGCTTCGGCGACGAAGAGCCCTTTCTTGGTTCCGAGGGTGAGCACGATTCGTTGAGCCATGGGATTTATCCTCCGGAGACGGCGGGGAGGAAAATGACTTCGTCGCCATCGGCGAGCGGTGTCTCGATTCCAGCGCGGTCTCGCATGTGTTCGGTGTTGATAAAAACGTTGATGTGGCGCCGGACGGCGCCGGTTTCATCGCAAAGGCAGACGTAGAGTTCCGGGTGCCGTTGCTCCAACATCTCCAAGAGCGCCCGCACGGTGGCGGCTGGCAACTGAAGGGAAGCGAGTCCCTCGCATCGTTCACGCAACGGAGACGGCACATGAACAGAGACGGCGTGAGGCTGCGGATCATCCCCGCCACGAGAGCAAGGCGGAGGAGCGACTGTCGCAAGCCCTCGGCATTCAGGTCGGAGAAAGCTTTGACTTTTCGACTTTGCAGTGCAAAGTTTTTGCATGCCTTCCCGTTCGGCGGAAGCCAATTTGGCCGCGATTCGAACGTTGATGGAGCGGTCGGCGCTCTATCGACGAGCGGTGGCGCCCTTGCAAGTCCTGGCCGGAGTTGTGGGGGTCACGGGGGCGCTGTTTGGCGTGGCCTTGGACATGAAGGACCCCCGCCAGACGGTGATGTTCTGGATGTTCACCGGGCTCGTGGTCGGCACCTTTGCCTTGGTGCTGGTTCGCCGTCAGGCTTTGGGTGCGGGCGAGCGGTTTTGGACCCCGCCCGCGAGGCGCGTGCTTCAAGCCGTGTGTCCCGGGTTCGCCGCCGGAGCCATCCTGGCGGTGCCCACGCTGTCCGACCGTCCCATGGGCAAAGCCATGGCCGAGCTGGTCCCTGCGCTTTGGATGGTTTGTTACGGATTATCGATGCATGCGGCGGCTTTTTTCCTGCCGCGTGGGCCCCAGCTTTTGGCGTGGTTGTTCATCGCCACGGGCGCGGCGCTCGGGCTCGCGTTTGCCTTTTCCTGGTGGAAACCGAAGCCCTCGGATTTTCACTGGTGCATGGGAACCGCATTCGGCGGGTATCATCTCGTCAGCGGGGTGGTGCTGCGCTGGGCTGAAAAGAGGGATCCCGATCTCGTGTCATGACCTCCACTTCCCTTCATCATCAACTCGACAGGGTCATCCATGAAAAAGGCCGGCTGGCCATCGTGTCCATGCTGGCCGCCGCGCGGGAGCTTTCCTTCACGGAAATTCGGGAAGCCCTGGGCATGACCGATGGCAACTTGATCACTCACTTGAAGACGTTGCAGTACGCGGGATTCCTGGTCGTGTCCAAAACCTTTTCCAATCACCGTCCCCTGACGACCTGCTCCCTGACCGGGGATGGTCGCAAGGCCTTCGAACAATACTTGGACCACATGGAGGCCTTGGTCCGGCAGCATCGAAAAGCACAGCCCTGATTTTTGAACAAAAACAAGCCGCCACGGTCAGAGACTTTTTGAAGCAAAGTAAACTTTTTCCGGACCTCGCCGATGCCTCCTTGGATCGCGCGAATGGACCGTTGTCTCATGATCACCGAAATCTGGCTTGAACCTTCCGCCGCCGCTCTGGCGGCCATCCCCTGGAGGGTGTTCCAAGAATCGGGAGGAGTTCATCTTTTCCTGGCCGGACTCGGCTGCGGCGCCTGGATCTTGCGCCGCGCGCCTCGACTCTGGCCCCAGTTCTTCATCGGGTTCGTGGCTTGCCTTGCCGGTTATCTCAATTTGTTGACGGACGAGATACGCTTGGCTGCGCGCACGTCTTTCACGGCTGCCCTCTTCGCCGGATTCCTCCGCCCCGCCCAGTCTCCGCGCTGGGTTCCTTGGATCGCGCTTCCGGTTCCGGTGGGTGAGTTCCTGCGCCACGCCTGGACCCAGCCGATGCCCAATCTCACGGCGATTCTCGCGGCCTGCACGGTGCTGTTCCCGGTGACGCTTGGAGTCATGCTGGGTCGGCTTGGACGCCGTCGGTCGCTCAAGAACCCCATCTCTTCGCACGTCATCGCCCGTTCCTGAACTCTATGCGTATTCTTCGAGCCAAACATTTGGGCATGTGTTTTGGGGTAAAGGACGCCATCGCCATGGCTCAATCGTCCGCCGCTCAGAACCCCGAACCCCTCACCATCCTGGGCGATTTGGTTCACAATCCGACCGTGCTGGAGGATCTGCGCCGCCAGGGGATTCGTTTCGCACCACTCTCCTTGGAAGCGCCCCAGGGCCCGGTGATGATCACCGCCCACGGCACGTCGGATCATATTCGCGCCCTGCTGTCGCACCAGACTTCCACCGTGCTGGACGGCACGTGTCCCCTGGTTCATCATGCGCATCAGGCGTTACGGGCGTTGGTGGACACCGGGCATTATCCGGTGGTTGTTGGGGTGGCCGGGCACGTTGAAGTACGGGGATTGACGGGGGATTTCGAGGAATTCTCCGTGGTGTTGACCGAGAACGACTTCCGCGACATGCCTCGGCGAGCCCGATATGGGGTGGTGGCTCAAACCACTCAGCCCATTGCCCGCGTGACGGACTTAGTGTCGGCGATGCGGCGGCATTTTCCGGATGCGGCGGTGGAGTTTCGGGACACCGTGTGTCGTCCGACCAAGCAGCGGCAACAAGCCGCCGAAGCTCTGGCTCGTATTTGTGACGTGGTGGTGGTGATTGGCGGCCGTCACAGCAACAACACCCGCGAATTGGCCGCCACCTGCGCCGGCGCTGGCGCGCGCTCGCTCCGGATCGAGCAGGCCTCCGAACTCAGGCCGGAATGGTTCGATCAAGCAGAAACCGTCGGGATTACGGCGGGGACCTCCACGCCCGACGCCGATATCGAGGCGGCTGAGGCGTGGCTGCAATCCCTGGCGGCCCGCCGGGGAGGCTCGGGTGAACAGACCCACGAGTGGATGGGATCGATCCCCGATCGATTTCCTGCCTCATCCGAGGTGACAGGAAGGTAGTGTGGAGTTTGCTTGCTTCATCTGACGGGTCGGGTCGCCCGGCGTGAGGCACCCGATTCACCCCGTCGGCCGCACGGCTTAACCCGGATATTTCATGCTGAGCTTGAATCCGCGACAGTTTGCCGCGTGAGGGCACGCGGCCTACCATCGCGACTGCCTCCGTGTTTGTAGTCCTCACCGGGCGTTCCGTGCATGAAATATCCGGGCTTGATCTGCCCCGGTTGATCCGCCGGGTCGAAGTCGAGCGCGCCGCCCGACTCGAGGCTGAGTTCACCGCCAAGCGCAGGTTGGGCTTGCTCCTCGACCGGCAACTCGAGCTTAAACCTGGAAACGGCAACTCAGCTCCGTCCCGCTTTTACTTGCGGCATGGATTGAAGGTCGATACTCTCTGATCAACCTTCAATCAGGCATCGCATGTCTCTCGAATCCGCGCTGGATGTTTACCCCAAGACCGTGGCTCTTCCGGGCGGCCTGAACGCCGAATTGCGGCCGCTGGCCGAGTCCGACGAGGAGGCGTTCCACCGGTTTTTCCTCGAAATTCCCGCCCCTGAGCGGCTCTTCATCAAGCATCACGTCACCGACCGCGCGCTGATTCGCCAGTGGTGCCAACAGATCGATTATGACCGCAATCTGCCTCTGCTGGCCTGGGCGAATGGCCGCGTCGCCGCCGCCGCCACGCTGCATCAACAGCACGGCGGATGGAAGAGGCACATCGGACGCGTCAGCGTCATGGTGCATCCGGATTTCCGTTCGAGAGGACTGGCCCGCGCCTTGATCAGCGAATTGATTCACCTTGCGGCCTCCGCCGGCCTTGAAAAAATGGAAGCCGAGTTCATCAGCCGCCAGGAAGGCGCCATGAAAGTCTTCGCGTTGCTCGGCTTCAGCGTGTTGCTGCGGTTGCCGGACTACGTGAAGGACCTGCAGGCAGTTTCGCACGACTACATCGTGATGGGATTGGACCTCCTGACGGACGAGGAATATGCCGGGATGGGATAAGGCCCATGCCGCCCGACGTTTGTCCCCAGTGCGGAGCCATGATCCCTGAGCGCGCCCGTGCGTGCCCAGATTGCGGCTCGGATGAGAACACCGGCTGGTCGGATGACGCCCAAGCCGACCGGCTGGGCCTTCCGCAGGAAGGTTTCGACTATGATCGATACGTCGAGGAGGAGTTTGACGAACCCCGGAAGCGACAGGGGCCCCATTGGCTTTGGGTCCTCGTGGCGGCCGGACTCGCGGCCTGGATGTTGCTGGCCTGGATTCGCTGATGCCGCAGCCATTCGGAAAAGCCTCGCTCCGGTAAAGGAGCAAAAAACGCGAGAAGCGCCCGAGGTCCAGCGGTGCATCCACAGGTTGTCGGAGACCGGGTTGTCTTGGTAACGCAGACAGCCCTGTCTGCTGTTTCGCAG carries:
- a CDS encoding prepilin-type N-terminal cleavage/methylation domain-containing protein — translated: MPSTCNTSRRRHFHHGFTLIELLVVIAIIAVLAGMLLPAISKAKQSAKRIQCLNNQRQIATTWTLYSADFNDAMVANGAEEGAGRDTLWVGGGYHNFNQPFTNEIYLIDPRYASFSRYLTTKHVYKCPSDRTSFVALRGRPVPQVRSFAMNLYLGPTASMNRHHSSRYQVFKKTSQLSQPSGIFLTQDLTPQSLCTPAFIVLMPGANGGGDTYFHLPATHHNNGGVVSFADGHVELHRWLDYRTIRSTTPGQRIAHNIVARASKDLQWIQERTTTLK
- a CDS encoding MoaD/ThiS family protein — its product is MQKLCTAKSKSQSFLRPECRGLATVAPPPCSRGGDDPQPHAVSVHVPSPLRERCEGLASLQLPAATVRALLEMLEQRHPELYVCLCDETGAVRRHINVFINTEHMRDRAGIETPLADGDEVIFLPAVSGG
- a CDS encoding transcriptional regulator gives rise to the protein MTSTSLHHQLDRVIHEKGRLAIVSMLAAARELSFTEIREALGMTDGNLITHLKTLQYAGFLVVSKTFSNHRPLTTCSLTGDGRKAFEQYLDHMEALVRQHRKAQP
- the ispH gene encoding 4-hydroxy-3-methylbut-2-enyl diphosphate reductase, producing the protein MRILRAKHLGMCFGVKDAIAMAQSSAAQNPEPLTILGDLVHNPTVLEDLRRQGIRFAPLSLEAPQGPVMITAHGTSDHIRALLSHQTSTVLDGTCPLVHHAHQALRALVDTGHYPVVVGVAGHVEVRGLTGDFEEFSVVLTENDFRDMPRRARYGVVAQTTQPIARVTDLVSAMRRHFPDAAVEFRDTVCRPTKQRQQAAEALARICDVVVVIGGRHSNNTRELAATCAGAGARSLRIEQASELRPEWFDQAETVGITAGTSTPDADIEAAEAWLQSLAARRGGSGEQTHEWMGSIPDRFPASSEVTGR
- a CDS encoding GNAT family N-acetyltransferase, with product MSLESALDVYPKTVALPGGLNAELRPLAESDEEAFHRFFLEIPAPERLFIKHHVTDRALIRQWCQQIDYDRNLPLLAWANGRVAAAATLHQQHGGWKRHIGRVSVMVHPDFRSRGLARALISELIHLAASAGLEKMEAEFISRQEGAMKVFALLGFSVLLRLPDYVKDLQAVSHDYIVMGLDLLTDEEYAGMG
- a CDS encoding zinc-ribbon domain-containing protein — translated: MPPDVCPQCGAMIPERARACPDCGSDENTGWSDDAQADRLGLPQEGFDYDRYVEEEFDEPRKRQGPHWLWVLVAAGLAAWMLLAWIR